In Eschrichtius robustus isolate mEscRob2 chromosome 11, mEscRob2.pri, whole genome shotgun sequence, the following proteins share a genomic window:
- the LOC137771263 gene encoding serum amyloid A-2 protein-like, whose product MKLSTGIIFCFLILGVSSQRWATFLKEAGQGAKDMWRAYSDMREANYKNSDKYFHARGNRDAAERGPGGVWAAKVISDARESIPRVTDFFKHGDSGHGLEDSRADQAANEWGRSGKDPNHFRPAGLPDKY is encoded by the exons ATGAAGCTTTCCACGGGCATCATTTTCTGCTTCCTGATCCTGGGCGTCAGCAGCCAGAGATGGGCTACATTCCTCAAGGAAGCTGGTCAAG ggGCTAAAGACATGTGGAGAGCCTACTCTGACATGAGAGAAGCCAATTACAAAAATTCAGACAAGTACTTCCACGCCCGGGGCAACCGTGACGCTGCCGAAAGGGGACCTGGGGGCGTCTGGGCTGCTAAAGTGATCAG CGATGCCAGAGAGAGTATTCCGAGAGTCACAGACTTTTTTAAACATGGAGACAGTGGCCACGGACTGGAGGACTCGAGGGCCGACCAGGCTGCCAATGAATGGGGCCGGAGCGGCAAAGACCCCAATCACTTCAGACCTGCCGGCCTGCCCGACAAGTACTGA